From the genome of Pseudarthrobacter sp. NIBRBAC000502772:
GGTCTGCCAGCGCAGCAGCACATCGGTAATGCCTTTGAAAGTCTTGCCCACCATCACGTAGCCGCCGGGTTCGCCGAACTCGCCGGCCGGGTCGAGGGCTCCCAGGTGCAGGTTCGACAGGAACCCGGTCCGCCGTCCTGACCCCCACTCGCACGCGAGCACCACCAGGTCGTAGGTGAGCACCGGCTTTACCTTGATCCAGTTGGAACCACGCCGGCCGGCCACGTAGGCCGATCCGACCGCCTTCACCACCACACCCTCATGGCCCGCGGCCAGCGCATCGCGCGAGACCCGCTCAGCAACGGCCGCATCCGCCGTGATCTCTCCCGGTATCCGGTACTCGGGGGCGATCCGCTCGAGCACGCCGATGCGCGTCGCCAGCGGTTCGTCGAGCAGGTCGCGCCCGTCGATGTGCAGCACGTCGAAGAACCACGGATGCAGCACGGTAGCGCGCGCCGCATCCGCCCCAAACCGCGACATGGTCTCCTGGAACGGTCTCGGCCCGCCGTCCTCGTCGAGGGCGAGGGTCTCGCCGTCGAGGATTACATCGCGCACCGGCAGCCCTCGCACAACTTGCACCACCTCGGGCAGCCGGTGGGTCACCTCGGCCAGGGTGCGGGTGTAGATGCGCACATCGTTGCCGACGCGGTGCACCTGGATGCGCGCGCCGTCGAGCTTGTATTCCACGGATGCCTCCCCCGTGGCCTCCAGCGCCGCGCTGGCACTGGCCGCGGTCGCGGCGAGCATGGGCTGCACGGGACGGCCGATGACGAGGCCGACAGCGTCAAGCTCGGCCGCCGTTCCCGTGATCGCAAGCAGGGCGGTCCCGCCGAGATCGCCGGAGAGCATCGCCGCGCGGCGTACGGCGTCGACGGGCCGATCGGCGGCGCGGGCAACGGCATCCGTCAGCACCCCCTCAAGCGCACCGGTACGCAGTTCACCGAGCAGCACGCCGGCGATGAAAGCCTGCTCGCGCTCGGTGGCTGCCGCCGTGAGCAACCGGAGGGTCGCGGCGCGCTCCGCGGCTGATCCTGCGCCTGCGGTGACGAGCAGCCGATCCAACGCAGCGTCGAGGTCGGCGACAGTCAGGTTCGGTTCGGCGGCCGGCTTCCCCATGGCTGCTGTCATGCCGCGCCAGCCGATCCCAACACGGCCCTGTCGCGGCCTGGCGATGAGCAGGCCGACGGCCGCCGCGATGTCCACGGGCTCGAGCCGGCGCAGCAGATCGGCCAGTGCGTCGATCTTCGCGAGTCGGGAGCGGGTCGACGCGACGGCATCCGTGGTTTTCACGAGCTCGTCTAGCAGCATGGCATCAGTCTGCCACGCCCGCCGACGCCGGACAGTGAAGAACGCTGGACAGCACCGGGACGCCGTTCCAGAATGGACGCGTGGGCATCATCGTCGCGAACCTGTTCATCACTCTCGACGGCGTCTACCAGGCGCCCGGCGGTAGCAAGGAGGACACCGAGGGCAGTTTCGCCTTCGGTGGCTGGCAGATGCCGGTGTCCGACGACGAAGCCGACGCGGCCATTGGCGCCGAGGTCGGCCGCATCGACGCCCTGCTCCTCGGCCGGAAGACCTATGACATCTTCGCGGCCTACTGGCCCCACCAGTCCGACGACATCGGCGGCACGCTCAACCGGGCGCCCAAGTTCGTTGTCTCCAGCACACTGACCGCTCCGAGCTGGGCGGGCACCACGGTGCTGCCGGATGCCGCGGCCGCGGGGCGGCTCCGCCAGGAGTACGACCAGGTACACATGTTCGGCAGCGGCGTCCTCATCCGTTCATTACTCGCGGCAGACGTGATCGACCGCCTCCACCTCTGGCTCTATCCGATCACCCTCGGGCAAGGCAAGCGCCTCTTCGACGCCGGGACTATCCCCGCCTCCTTCCGCCTCACCGAGCCGGCGCGCACCTTCCCGAAGGGGGCGGTGTCGCTGGTCTACGAGCGTGCGGGCGGTGTTGAAACGCAGGACATGCCTGGCGCGTAGGGCGGGAACGGCACGAGCTGGCCGAAAAGCACAAAAACCGGCCCAGCCGAAGCTGGACCGGTTCTTTGTGCAGAGACTGCAGCCTAGTGGCTGTGGCCGGCGTGCTCGTCTTCGTTTGCGGGCTTCTCCACTACGAGGGTCTCGGTGGTGAGAACCAGCGCAGCGATGGATGCCGCGTTGCGCAGGGCTGCACGGGTGACCTTGACCGGGTCGATGACACCGGCGGCGATCAGGTCCTCGTACTCGCCCGTCTTGGCGTTGAAGCCGTTGTTGGTTTCGAGCTCGGCAACCTTGGCGGTGACAACGTAGCCGTCGAATCCGGCGTTCTGGGCGATCCAGCGAAGCGGCTGGACCAGCGCGCGGCGGACGATGCCCACGGCAGCGGCGGCGTCGCCTTCGAGTGCCTTGACTGCAGGGTCCTCGTCGAGGGCCTTCAGTGCGTGGATCAGCGCGGAACCGCCACCGGCCACGATGCCCTCTTCGAGGGCGGCGCGGGTGGAGGACACTGCATCTTCGATGCGGTGCTTCTTTTCCTTCAGCTCAACTTCGGTGGCTGCGCCGACCTTGATGACACCGATGCCGCCGGC
Proteins encoded in this window:
- a CDS encoding dihydrofolate reductase family protein; translation: MGIIVANLFITLDGVYQAPGGSKEDTEGSFAFGGWQMPVSDDEADAAIGAEVGRIDALLLGRKTYDIFAAYWPHQSDDIGGTLNRAPKFVVSSTLTAPSWAGTTVLPDAAAAGRLRQEYDQVHMFGSGVLIRSLLAADVIDRLHLWLYPITLGQGKRLFDAGTIPASFRLTEPARTFPKGAVSLVYERAGGVETQDMPGA
- a CDS encoding ATP-dependent DNA ligase; this encodes MLLDELVKTTDAVASTRSRLAKIDALADLLRRLEPVDIAAAVGLLIARPRQGRVGIGWRGMTAAMGKPAAEPNLTVADLDAALDRLLVTAGAGSAAERAATLRLLTAAATEREQAFIAGVLLGELRTGALEGVLTDAVARAADRPVDAVRRAAMLSGDLGGTALLAITGTAAELDAVGLVIGRPVQPMLAATAASASAALEATGEASVEYKLDGARIQVHRVGNDVRIYTRTLAEVTHRLPEVVQVVRGLPVRDVILDGETLALDEDGGPRPFQETMSRFGADAARATVLHPWFFDVLHIDGRDLLDEPLATRIGVLERIAPEYRIPGEITADAAVAERVSRDALAAGHEGVVVKAVGSAYVAGRRGSNWIKVKPVLTYDLVVLACEWGSGRRTGFLSNLHLGALDPAGEFGEPGGYVMVGKTFKGITDVLLRWQTERFQELEVRRTAGTVWVEPVTVVEIAIDGVQQSSRYPGGIALRFARVKRYRDDKTAAEADTIQTLRALLRP